Genomic window (Phragmites australis chromosome 21, lpPhrAust1.1, whole genome shotgun sequence):
CAATCTCTTCCTCTtattctctaagcttgagtcacTCAAGTGAATTAAGCTTCCACCACATATTGTTCATAGAAGATATTTTATTTCACCAACAGTAGCTTATGCTACAAATATCTTTAACTTATCTGGTTGTGCTACAGAAGAAGATTCTCTTTTTATAAAGAGATAAATcttgatatacatatgcataGATCTCTCTGCAATTGTAGAACAATGAATGTAGAAAGCTTGACGCTATGTACCACATGATCTTTTATGGTGTCAGCGGGCCCTGGCTGGTCAAGAGACCGTGGGGCTTAGTTCACTGTAAATCGAGGTCCACGTGTTAGTGACTCATTTCATTTAATATTTCGTTTTATaaactaatataattttttgttagcatgtttgtttcaatgATTGTTGCAAAGTGAAGAGATTTGTTCAAAAGAGAAAAATTGGTTCCATTGGACCCACTTATGGATGTGTAGGGGTGGAAACTGATTTGGTGTAAAACATTCGTAACTAAGTGGGGTAGAAATGATCTTGAAAACTTGATGAATGTTCCATAAGACATGCTTTATTTATCGACTAGTTCAATTTCTTGTCTTATTTAATCCTAGTTGGTTGTAATAGTACGTACCCTGCTTTATTGAGTGCCATGTCCTCATTGTTTGGGAGTTGTAGAAATGTAGCGGACTCGCAGCCCCATTCTATTTAGGACTCAGAAACCAACAAATAATGCATAGAATCATCAATGTTTTATCTATATCTACTATAATACATATGCATGGATGCATTCTTGCAACCCAATTTCTCTTATgctcaagcacaaaacatatTACGGCTGCGAAACAAGAGACAACGTGATACACGTTGTTCGccaacttctctctctctccaacgtGATACACGCTGTTCGCCAacttctctctctgtctctctctgaATTGCATGTCACCAATCAAGAGACATTGTTCAGAACAGTGGGGGTACTATATTTGTGGTCCAATAGATAAGATTCCTTCACCATTTCACAGTGTTACATCTATGTAAAGTCTGGATGTTGTTACCGGAGCTTTCTTGCCCATTTCTGTTTCCTGATTAAACATGCTTTATTTATCAATCGATTAGTTCAATTTCCTGTGAATGTCATTGGTTAGGCGTTGTAGAAAATGTAGCAGGCACTCAAGTTAGCACCGTTTTTGCTGGGACTCTTTCATAGCTACAAATAGAGATATTGTGCCGTTGTCTGTCCCTATCTACCATAGTATATAGGCATGAATGGATAATGGTGTTTGTGTGTTTGTACACAGAGGCACATTGTGGGTCACGTTTTGTTTTTGCCCAAGATACTTAGGACCAATGTTTGTTTCAGATTTGGTATTTACATGTCATCTAGTTTTTTCAAGTGTAAACCACTTTTGATGTAGACATTTTGCTCAACACAAGCTCCTAATGAATTGTGCTATGACAGGAGACAAAATAACGCGCATGGTGAGCACcggaaagaaaaataattggGACATAACTGCAGATAAGAAGCAAGATGTGTGCGCTGTACATGTTTGATTTCAGTTTCTGGCTGCATGCACGCATATCAGGAGCATCCAATGTGCCACCTGGAAATCTAGCCAGCTCTTTTGACCGGCCTGAACTTATATAAGGGACCTCACGGCTAGGGATCTTATCTCCTGCTAGTCCACCCATCCAGCCGAATACTACCCAACAGAGCGTATGACAATGTTCACCGCAGCGAGAGCTTCGAACCTGCTGGGCACTATGACCGCCCTCGCCTGTGTAATGGTGGCCGCGCGTGCGCAGCGTTGCGGCAAGCAGGCCGGCGGCGTGATATGCCCAAATAACCTCTGCTGCAGCCAGTACGGGTATTGCGGTCTTGGCAGCAACTACTGCGGCGCCGGCTGCCAAAGCGGTGCTTGCTGCCCTAGCCTTCGGTGCGGCAGCCAAGCCGGCGGTGCAACTTGTCCCAACAACCAATGCTGCAGTCAATACGGTTATTGCGGCTTCGGTCAAGAATTCTGCGGTGACGGCTGCCAAAGTGGAGCTTGCCGCGCCAACAGAAAGTGCGGAAGCTTGGCCGGCGGCCAAGTATGCCCCGACAACCTCTGTTGCAGCCAGTACGGGTATTGCGGCCTCGGCTCAGAGTTCTGCGGTGATGGCTGCCAGAGCGGTGCCTGTTGCACCAAGCGCTGCGGCAGGCAGGCTGGTGGCGCCATTTGCCCCAACGACTACTGTTGCAGTCGGGACGGATATTGCGGCCTCGGCGGCGATTACTGCGGCGCCGGCTGCCAAAGCGGCCACTGTCATGGTCATGGCGTCGGCGAAACGACCATTGCCGTGGaggagctcttcaacaagactACTTCAGTTGAAACCAATACAACTTTAGCGCAGTAGTCCGACATCTGCCACGACGAATGCATGGTGCGCATTCAGTGTGCCTCCAATAAACTCAAGCGCTATGATACTATGTAATTGGTGCTAGCTCCTGCGAGGTGATCATCGTCGATGTACGAGTTTGTACTTTGTACTGCTAAGCGATATGCATGGATTTTCGGGAGCCGATATGTCCATGCATATATATCAGCTATGATGCATATGAATAAAGTCCTTGTGTCCTTTGTAGTGCACTTGCTCGCATAAGGTGCGAACACGATAATGCAAGCCTACGCACACCCGTATGGTACTAAGGGCTCCTTTGGTTTACAGAAGAAGTGGAGGAAAATGTAGGAATAGCAGTCCTATAGGATTAGTCACTGCTCATCCCTTTGGTTCACTGGATTGAGGCAAAAGAATATCACAGGAATGTTTCTTTTGCCTACGATGTAGAAGGAAAACCACAGGAAAACTAACGTCCGCTAGACCTTTTTTGTTTTCGTTCCTGCGCGTAGGATGGAGGTAAAACACGCTGTGTGACTTGCCAACCAACACATATGGCGCTGCTGCTACACCGTCGAAGAGCCGTCCTTGGCAACGCTGCTGCCGAAGAGCCGTCCTTGCCTCTGTTCCCCCGACAACTGCGTCGCCCTAGTCGACGATGCAGAAACTCATCTCGTTCCTGCCTTCTTACATCAATGCCCCACCGTTTATTGCTAGGAATCTGAATTAAAAGATGTGTAGTAAGTGAGAGAGAAAGGCCAGATCGGTTGGGACCATTGCCTGGCCCAGCTACATATCAATGAATTGTAAGCGGAAATGCTCACATTTCGATACATCGAAAGAACGGCCTGCTCAGCTCACAGTATTATTGGATCGATACAAAAATATTTTCGCATCTCCAATGGTTGAGgcgttcaaatttaatgttttagatgttataaaaaattattatcatAGTTATTTCCGTACATTGCATCCCAGGAATCTCTTACGTATAGATCCAGACCCAAAAATATTATCCAttcgagttaattcctatatatctccaatgtttcagacgttcaaatttaatattttagacgttatgaaaatttgttgcagAAGTTCTACGAGAATGTTGCATCCTGAAATTTCTTATGTACAGATTTGAACCCgaaaaattatccattcgaattaattcctatatttttcgTATCTTCAATGTTTTagacgttcaaatttaatatttcagatgttatGAAATTTTGTACTTGCAGAAGTTATTTTCGTACGTTGCATCTcgaaatataggaattaacttaaatggataattttttaatgTCCGGATCTATGTGCTTTTgtggtgcaatttttttatgttgcgAACGTTGATTTCAAATTTTGTAGACATTAGTCTTCGATGTTAGGACGAGCAGTTGCAATGTCCGATATATCGGACGTCCGAGCGCTAGCTTTGCCGAATTGTAAAGCGGAAATCTCACGTATTCATCTAAAATTTCCTGTGTTTTTTCCTACAACCCAAACCAACCCGATTTTTTTCTGGTTAAGCACACAATGACCAGAATTCTTGAATGAGGGACTGACATAAAATTCTAATCCTAAGCAGAACGCTAATAGCATGCAGCGTCAAGCCGATCCCTTTGGACTCGGCAGCATCCCATCGCCGTCCCTTTAACTAGTCCAGAAATACTTTCTTCTCCCTACGTTCATTTCTCTCGTGGCATTGTCTATCATAGTCCTCTGTCATAGCGCTGTTCATCTTGATTAATTAACATCTCGCTGCGATTAGATGATTAGCGATATGAACTATAAGAAGTCGATGCCGCCATTCATTTCATCCCCTAATTTCTTGAACAACCAGATCTAAAGAGGAACAATTAATTAGTTTGATGCGCAGGTTTAATTCTGAGAGCATGACGACACCTTTGTAGTTAGATTTAACAGCATTGAATAAAAATCAGTAAATACTGCAGCGGACACACCATGATAAGGACAAACAACAGCAAGAAATCTTCAAAGACCAGATGATTTGTGCGCGATGCGCAAGCCTCGTGTGCTCCAGAACGGAGAAAGCTAGCTTGTGGCGGTGTGTGCCAGGTATCAAATGAGTCAATAATCGACTTGTTTAAAGAGTAAGTTGATTATTTTGTTTGAAATATCTTGAGATGTCGGAACTTGATCCAGAGTTAGTACAATATCGGTTGCCTATAAAGCGAGATTTAGACTTTATAAACAGCCACCTAAAAAGTTTAATCCTAATATGTATGATcggatcaaagaagaaatagaccGGTAGTTCAAAGCGGTATTCATTAGGCCTTATAGATATGCTGATTGGATTTCCAACGTTGTCCCGGTGGAGAAAAAGAGTAGCGGTAAGTTACGagtttgcattgattttagagatttgaataaagctactcctaaagatgaatatcctatggcTATAGCTGACATGTTAATCAATGATACTTCAGgacatagaataattagttttttttatggtaATGCtagttataatcaaatttttatggccgaggaagatatgtctaaaatggtTTTTCGTTGTcctaattttgttggtttatttgagtgggtggttatgACTTTTGGGTTGAAAAtgccggtgctacttatcaaagggctatgaatttaattttttataatttacttGGTGTCATATTAGAAGCATATATTGACGACATAGTTGTTAAATCGGATGGTAATGATTCTCATGTAGCCGATTTACGTTTAGCCTTTGAAAAAATGCGTCGGTATGGTCTGAAAATGAATTCACTCAAATGTGCTTTTAGTGTGTCGGTTGGAAAGTTTTTAGGCTTTATTATACATGAGAaaggcatagagatagatcctaatAAAATAGAAGCTATACAAAAGGTTCAGACCCCTACTTGTAAAAGAGATATGCAGAAATTTCTAAGCAAGGTGAATTACCTGAGAAGATTTATATCAATCTTGTCCGGCAAAATCAGTGCTTTTTCACCTATACTTCAGTTAAAAAATGAGACCAAATTTACTTGGGGGCAGAGCAGCAACGTGCATTTGATGAGAttaagaaatatttgtctactCCTCCAATGCTTCGGGCGCCTAAAGTAGAATTACCTTTTCGGCTATATATTTCTGTGGGAGATAATGTGATTGATGATGTTTTGGTACAAGAAGTTGATGGTAAAGAGTATTCAATCGCTTATTTGAGCCGACGTCTTTTGGAAGCGAAGACAAGGTAtgtctttattgaaaaattatgcttatcGCTATATTATGCTTGCACAAAGTTAAGGTATTATTTACTATCCAGTACTTGTATAGTAGCATGTCAAGCCGATGTGatatatgttgcaaaagccaattttgagtggtagaattggTAAATGGGATTATACACTTATATAATATGATTTGGTTTATGAATCATTGAAATCTATGAAAGGCTAAATTgtagctaattttattgttgaccaTCAGATTGATGATAAGCATGATTTAGATGTCGGTTTTATATCTATTAAACCATGGAAGttttattttgatggttcggCTTGCGGAGTTGGATAAGGTGTTGGTATTATTTTTGTGTCACCTAGAGGTGCTGTTTTTGAAATATCTTGTCgtctagaatatttttatagtaatAATCAAGCcgaatatgaagctctcttaTTAGGATTAGAAATTTTGAGCTCCATGGGTGTGAAGAACATGGAGGCTTTTGGTGATTTGTTGTTAGTTGTGCAGCAAGTTTCCGGTAATTATCAATATTTCGACGAATCACTAAATAGTTATCTTGATAAGTGTCTATATATTATTGCTATTTTGGATGATTTTACTATCAATCATGTGTCTAGAGATAATAATTTTTATGCTAATGATTTAGCATAACAAGCATCCGGTTATCAAGTTGGTAGAGGTAAATTCTTTGTGATTGAAAGACCGATGGTTGGAAGTGTTGATCCTTGTATAGCCGAACATAAATTTTTGGGTTCAGTTGTATCTTCTTCATTGGGAGAGAATGTTGAAGTTGCTGAAGGTGAAGATTGGAGAAAGCATCTCATTGATTACTTGAAAAATCCAAGCAATAGTATCGATAGAAAGTTTCGGCTCCAAGCTTTCAAGTATACATTGttgaatgatgatttatatTGCCAGACTGTGGATGGTGTGCTTCTCAAATGCTTGGATTCTGATGAAGCTAGAATTGCTATGGGAGAAGTGCATGAAGGCATATGTTGCACGTATCAATTAGCGCGCAAGATGAAGTGGTTACTAAAGATAGCTGATTTTTATTGGCctactatgcttaatgattgcTTCAGGTATTATAAAGGATGCAAGGTGTGTCAAAAGTTTAGTAATATCCAATTAGTTTCTGCTActatgatgcatcctattatcAAACCATGGCCGTTCCGAGGTTGAGGTTTGGATTTCATCGGCCAAATACATCCTCCGTCATCTAAAGGTCATCGCTTTATTTTGTTGGGTATTGATTACTTTACTAAGTGGACTGAAGTTGTTCCTCTCAAGAACATGACATATAAGAAGGTAATTGActttattttggagcatattgttcatagattcCGCATTCCGCAGACTTTAACTACGAAACAAGATACTTCATTCATGTCGCACCAGGTACATAAATTTGCTGAATCATTGAAAATTAAGCTTCCTAATTCATCTCATTATTATGCTCAGGCCAATGGTTAGGCCGAGtttagtaataaaattttgattaagcttatcaagacaaaaataaaggAACATCCCAGGAGATGGCATGAAATTCTATCGGAGGTTTTGTTGGCACATCGTATATCTTGACATGGTGCCACTAAAGTAACGTcgtatgaacttgtttatggacaAGAAGTCATTTTACCTGTTGAAGTGAATCTTAATGCTTTGAGATTAGCCAAGCAGAATAACCTGTTGGCTATGGATTACTATGATCTAATGATGGATAAGATTGATGAAGTGACAGATGAAAGGTTGAAGGCTTTGAGAGAGATCGAGAAAGGCAAGTTGAGGGTAGCCAAAGCCTATAATAGGAAGCTAAAAGTAAAGTCATTTCAAATAAGTGATCTTGTGTGGAAGACTATGTTGCCTATAGTATCGAAGGATAAAAAATTTGGCAAATGGTCTTCGAGTTGGGAAGGTCCATACAAAATTCTAAGTATCGTCCCTGGAAATTCTTATCTGCTAAAAAGTTTGCAAGAAGAGAAACTGCCTAAAGTTATTAATGGACGATatttgaagaaattttatcCTAGTGTATGGCAAGATGCTTATGAGAGATATGGCCGATGTATTGGTTACCATCATCCTAAGGGGTATTCATGGCTGATGTCTTG
Coding sequences:
- the LOC133902984 gene encoding agglutinin isolectin 3-like; this translates as MTMFTAARASNLLGTMTALACVMVAARAQRCGKQAGGVICPNNLCCSQYGYCGLGSNYCGAGCQSGACCPSLRCGSQAGGATCPNNQCCSQYGYCGFGQEFCGDGCQSGACRANRKCGSLAGGQVCPDNLCCSQYGYCGLGSEFCGDGCQSGACCTKRCGRQAGGAICPNDYCCSRDGYCGLGGDYCGAGCQSGHCHGHGVGETTIAVEELFNKTTSVETNTTLAQ